A part of Neodiprion pinetum isolate iyNeoPine1 chromosome 4, iyNeoPine1.2, whole genome shotgun sequence genomic DNA contains:
- the sinu gene encoding uncharacterized protein sinu has protein sequence MSTTLKKRSLSGNVGVVVFLIGLVCICVSFGTPAWLVSDYRIPGAQLDKLGLWTHCFRSLANPIEANPRRYFVGCRWVYDPFTAGYSDIRGFLLPPFMVATQTFFTLAFLLSIVSFGLVLLYALCSDPEQRHYILLIQIISYLLLVAGISGCLAVIIFACLGNTDHWMPGHVNNFFGWSFGLGVVGSVVLLIASTLFFVETNIQRKKREYLKESQTRFQLESQA, from the exons ATGAGCACCACGTTGAAGAAGAGAAGTTTGTCTGGCAATGTGGGAGTGGTTGTATTTTTGATAGGTTTAGTGTGCATCTGCGTGAGTTTTGGCACCCCAGCGTGGCTTGTAAGTGATTATCGGATACCGGGAGCACAATTGGATAAACTGGGCTTATGGACCCACTGTTTCCGATCTCTGGCAAATCCAATAGAGGCTAACCCTCGACGCTATTTCGTCGGATGCAGATGGGTCTACGATCCGTTCACAGCGGGCTACTCGGATATTCGAGGATTCCTTTTGCCTC CTTTTATGGTAGCAACGCAGACTTTCTTTACTCTGGCTTTCTTGCTGTCAATCGTGTCATTTGGATTGGTACTGCTGTATGCTCTTTGCAGTGACCCTGAGCAACGACATTATATTCTATTGATACAAATAATTAGCTACCTTCTGCTGGTCGCTGGAATTAGCGGGTGTTTAGCTGTTATTATATTTGCATGCCTTGGCAACACTGACCATTGGATGCCTGGGCATGTGAACAACTTTTTTGGTTGGTCATTCGGATTAGGTGTAGTTGGAAGCGTTGTCTTGCTGATAGCTAGTACTTTATTCTTTGTCGAAACTAATATTCAGCGCAAGAAACGCGAGTATCTTAAAGAATCCCAAACGCGCTTCCAGCTGGAATCTCAGGCCTAA